The Fusobacterium necrophorum subsp. necrophorum genome includes the window ATCAGTCGGAAAACTTAATGATAGTCGATTTATTGAGAAATGATTTGGGGAAAGTTTGTGACATCGCTTCTGTAAAAGTTCCTAAATTGATGACTGTGGAGAGCTATAGTACCTTGCATCAATTGGTCAGTACTGTGACGGGAAAGATATCCGGAAAGTATGATGCGATAGACGTCATCAAGGCCTGCTTTCCGGGCGGTTCTATGACGGGGGCTCCCAAGAAAAGGACCTTGGAGATTATTGATTCCCTGGAGACTGTTCCCCGAGGAATTTATTCGGGAAGCATAGGTTTTCTTTCTCACAACGGAACGGCAGATTTTAATATTGTCATCCGTACCGCTGTCATAGAAGAGGAAAAAGTAAGTTTAGGAGTTGGGGGAGCCATTATTGCTCTTTCCAATCCGGAGGAAGAATTTGAGGAAATTTTATTGAAAGCAAAGGGTGCTTTGAAAGCATTTCAGCTATATTTTACTGGAAATATGGAAGAAGAAATTCGGATAGAGGGCAGTGAAGCATGAAAATTATAGTAGATGATGGATTTTTGTTTGGAGCGGGAGTTTTTGAAACCATCAGGGTGGAGGACGGAAGAGCTATTTTTTGTGAAGAGCATCTAAGACGTTTACAGAAAAGTTTAGATTTTTTTGACATTTCTCAAAATATTTCTAAGAAAGAGATTCAAGCTTATCTTGCAGCACAGGAAGAAAAAAATTTTGCTTTAAAGATCGTTGTTTCCGCTCGGAATATCTTGTATTTGAAACGGGAAAATCCCTATTTGTATCAAAACAAAGACAGAGGTGTCAGACTTTGTTTTTCAAAAGTTTTGAGAAATTCGAGCTCCGCTATGGTCTATCATAAGACAACACAGTATTATGAAAATCTCTTGGAGAAAAAAAAGGCGAAACAAAGGCAGTATGATGAAGTCGTGTTTTGGAATGAGCGAGGGGAATTGGCGGAGGGAGCGGTTTCCAACCTCTTTTTTCTAAAAGGAGATCAACTGTACACTCCTCCCGTTTCCTGTGGATTATTGCCCGGCATTATGCGTGGGAAAATAATGGAGTATTATCCGGTAGAGGAAAAGAGGATTCTTCCGGAGGACTTGTTGGACTTTGATGCCTGCTTTCTCACAAATTCTTTGATGGGAGTCCTTTGGGTGAGAGAAGTGGAGGGAATTTTCTATCAAAAAACAAAAAAGATAGAGAAAATCCTGGCAGAGCAGGAAGCTTGGAAGTAAAAACGGAGGGATGGCAGTCCTGATTCCATTTAAAAATCAAAGAAAATTTTTGCTGTTTATGAATGATGCTGGAACACTCCCGAATTAAGTCGTGAGAGTTTCCGTAAGAAAGAAAATATGTTTTTAAGAAGGAGAAGGTTATGGTAAAAAATGCGGAAGATTTAATAGAAATCAGTCGGGAAAATGCTTTTGGAGGAGTAGGAAGTCTATTTATAGTAGATTATTTGAGCGAAAAAGAATGTAAGGGGAAGTTAAATTTTTTAAGAAGACTTCGTTTGGAACCGGGTTCTTCTTTGGGGGAACATTCTCATACAAGCAATTTTGAAATCTATTTCATTTTGAAAGGAGAGGGTCTGTTAATCGATGACGGAATCGAGAAGAAAGTGGGAGTTGGAGATATGATTTACACGGCGGA containing:
- a CDS encoding aminotransferase class IV; this encodes MKIIVDDGFLFGAGVFETIRVEDGRAIFCEEHLRRLQKSLDFFDISQNISKKEIQAYLAAQEEKNFALKIVVSARNILYLKRENPYLYQNKDRGVRLCFSKVLRNSSSAMVYHKTTQYYENLLEKKKAKQRQYDEVVFWNERGELAEGAVSNLFFLKGDQLYTPPVSCGLLPGIMRGKIMEYYPVEEKRILPEDLLDFDACFLTNSLMGVLWVREVEGIFYQKTKKIEKILAEQEAWK
- a CDS encoding cupin domain-containing protein — encoded protein: MVKNAEDLIEISRENAFGGVGSLFIVDYLSEKECKGKLNFLRRLRLEPGSSLGEHSHTSNFEIYFILKGEGLLIDDGIEKKVGVGDMIYTADGASHSLSNQGVEDLEFLAFIIPE